The window CTCCTTTCTCCTGTCTTTTCAATTCTTTCTGGGGTCAGCGGAATTGGCCTAAAGTGGCAAAATAAGGCAGAAAAATAATTTATCATCAATAAAATCCGTACTATATGCGCTTACATAGCAAAATAGTACGGATTTTTCATTGACGAAACTTTTAATACATTGTAAATTATTAGTAATTAAAAACATATTAAAGGGGGAATTTGATGGAAACAAATCATTTTCTAGTATTACAAACCGACTTCGGTTTAAAAGATGGTGCTGTTAGCGCCATGCACGGCGTAGCTCATTTGGTTGCTCCGCACGTTGCTGTTTCAGATTTAACTCATGAGATTCCGCCTTATGATATTTGGGCTGCATCTTACCGCCTCTACCAGACAATCAAATATTGGCCCAAAGGCACAACTTTTGTTTCAGTAGTTGACCCAGGTGTTGGCTCAGATCGAAAGAGTATCGCAGTTAAAACAAAAAGCGGACATTTTATTATTACACCTGATAACGGTTCATTAACACATGTTGCAACTTATATGGGACTTGAGGAAGTAAGAGAAATTGATGAACAAAAGAACCGTCTTCCTTATTCTTCAGAAAGTAATACTTTCCATGGCCGTGATATTTACGCTTATAACGGCGCCCTTTTAGCTGATGGCGAAAAATCATTTGAAGATCTAGGAGAGCCATTAGATCCAACTTCAGTTGTGAAATTGCCACTTACCGAAGCCAAATTAGAAAATGATCATCTAACGGGATCAATTGATGTATTAGATATTCGCTTTGGTTCTTTATGGACAAATATTCCTTATGACTTAGTTAAAAAAGCCGATATCAAACGCGGCGACAAACTTACTGTCACAATTACTTATCAAGGTCAAACCTATTATCATGATACAATACCTTTTGTTACATCCTTTGCCGATGTAGCAATCAAAGATCCATTGATGTATATCAATTCATTAGTCAATGTCGGTATTGCACTAAATCAAGCTTCATTTGCCGATACCTACAAAATTGGTACTGGAAATGATTGGAAAATTGATTTAACTAGAGAATAATTTATTTACGGGGGAAAAATTATGAACAAGCAAAAAGGTTTATCAGTAAAAAGCGTTGTTGCAATTGGTATTGGAGCAGCAATCTATGT of the Lactobacillus gasseri ATCC 33323 = JCM 1131 genome contains:
- a CDS encoding SAM hydrolase/SAM-dependent halogenase family protein yields the protein METNHFLVLQTDFGLKDGAVSAMHGVAHLVAPHVAVSDLTHEIPPYDIWAASYRLYQTIKYWPKGTTFVSVVDPGVGSDRKSIAVKTKSGHFIITPDNGSLTHVATYMGLEEVREIDEQKNRLPYSSESNTFHGRDIYAYNGALLADGEKSFEDLGEPLDPTSVVKLPLTEAKLENDHLTGSIDVLDIRFGSLWTNIPYDLVKKADIKRGDKLTVTITYQGQTYYHDTIPFVTSFADVAIKDPLMYINSLVNVGIALNQASFADTYKIGTGNDWKIDLTRE